A window of the Candidatus Brocadiaceae bacterium genome harbors these coding sequences:
- a CDS encoding tryptophan synthase subunit alpha, which produces MNRIDARFESLRTAARKAFIPFLTAGDPDPDATVRLLEGAEAAGADLIELGFPYSDPIADGPTIQDSYHRVLQGGQDVAAVFEMVRRARHACRLPIVAMASYSLVFRMGFERFVDRCLQAGIDGATVPDLPVDEADTLFPAARERGFRLICFTAPSTVGHRRAMVARHAAGFIYYIAVRGTTGTRDTLPPDLFRNLAELKALTPVPVAVGFGISTPEQAREVSAAADGVIVGSAIVRLIAQAHARGDDPAAAALDLIARMASAVKPGP; this is translated from the coding sequence ATGAACAGGATCGACGCCCGCTTCGAGAGCCTGCGCACGGCCGCCCGGAAGGCATTCATCCCCTTCCTCACGGCGGGCGACCCCGACCCCGACGCAACCGTGCGCCTGCTGGAAGGCGCCGAGGCCGCCGGCGCTGACCTGATCGAACTCGGCTTCCCCTACAGCGATCCCATCGCCGATGGCCCCACGATCCAGGACTCCTATCACCGCGTGCTGCAGGGGGGCCAGGACGTCGCCGCCGTCTTCGAGATGGTCCGCCGCGCCCGGCACGCGTGCCGGCTGCCCATCGTCGCCATGGCCTCCTACAGCCTGGTGTTCCGCATGGGCTTCGAGCGGTTCGTGGACCGCTGTCTGCAGGCCGGCATCGACGGCGCGACGGTGCCGGACCTGCCCGTGGACGAGGCCGACACGCTGTTCCCCGCCGCCCGGGAGCGCGGGTTCCGCCTGATCTGCTTCACCGCCCCGTCCACCGTGGGCCACCGCCGCGCGATGGTGGCCCGGCACGCCGCAGGCTTCATCTACTACATCGCCGTGCGCGGAACCACCGGCACCCGCGACACGCTGCCGCCCGACCTCTTCCGCAACCTGGCCGAACTGAAGGCGCTCACCCCCGTGCCGGTGGCGGTCGGCTTCGGCATCTCCACGCCCGAACAGGCCCGGGAGGTCTCCGCCGCCGCCGACGGCGTCATCGTCGGCAGCGCGATCGTGCGCCTCATCGCACAGGCACACGCCCGGGGAGACGACCCGGCCGCTGCCGCCCTGGACCTCATCGCCCGCATGGCCTCGGCCGTCAAGCCCGGACCGTAG